The sequence CATAGGATTTCAGGTGGGTTTTCACTTTTCTCAATTCTCGAATTGATTGTGTATTGGAAGCTGACCATTTCCTTTCACTTCCATAGCTAAGCGGGCTTTACAACATCCCTACTTCACGTCCACTTACCCCGCTTAGTCTTCTCAGCACTCTGATCAATAGGATATCCACATGGAACCCACCTTTTCATTCTTCTCCCATACCCTGCTCAAACTATAAATCGCCAAAACCACCTATATATTCACATGTTTATCTCTTGTCTTATATATCATTCATGAGGATATACACAATTCCTTGGGctccttttcttctctttgttAATTATTTTTGCTCTGTTGGATTACGTCGCTTCATGAGTATGAGTGAAGGGCACGAATGTATTGTTTATGTTCTCAAGCGAAGTCTGACCAGTATTGAACTAATCTGACCTGCAACGATCGGGATGGACTGTAACTCAGAGACATATTTGCGGTCAAACTGAACCACCTATTGTcattctcttttctctcGTCGTATAGAACACTTTCAATGATGATCTCTTTACCCTAATAATCATCCCGAACGGTAAAgcagtacagtacatcccACATCCAACACTCGCTCATGAGCATTGCATATGATCTACCCGAAATTGGCCCACTCCAAACTATAATACTCCAcccctccatcttccttctccaccccttcctccctcccctccttcccgATCTGCGCCCGATCATCCCAGCAACAAATCAATCCAGCCTTCTTCGTCCCCGtccccaacctcccccaAGCAACAAGCTGAGAGGGCAATATCGGCTCATCATTCACTATCACCTGACTAGTGAAATGCGCATGGTATCGTAGATAATCTCCCGGATAAATTAGATACTCCCCTCCGAATCTTGGTCCTAATCCCATTCGATAGCCTTTGTGCTGGAGGTTGGTAAATACCCCTAGGAGGGCTTTGTCCCGTTGTGTGGCTGAGAATGGAAATagtgggagggggagggaggtaatGGGTTGGactggggaggaggaggggatgaggggatgggatgggatggttTGGAAGTACCCTGCGGTATCTTTTGGAGTCGAGCCGGTGGGTATGGCTGATGATTGGACGGTACCCTCTTCTGATGGATCTTGGACTTGAGCTGTAGTTGGAGCAGGTACAGTAGGAGCAGGATCATCCCCAAATgccccatccccaccctGTTCCCTTGCCGCTCGCTCTTTCTCAGCTTTAGCTCTCGCCCTAGCCTCCCTCTTTGCCCTCGCCTTCTCACCGCCCTTCTCAAATGCCTGGCTGGACAATTTCTGacgttcttcctctgcttctctGGCTTGTTGCTCGAGCTTACGAATCTTCTCGATTCGCTTGGATGTGTGTTGGGAGATTTCCTCCgtggtggggagggtggggaatgaggggagggggatgaggtgggcTATGCCTGTAACATCATAATCGGATCTGATTAGCGTGATCTACAGGAAGGAGCATAGCTTTGAAAtatgaggggaagaggatgatctagAGTGTGAGGTATTTTGAATGTATCGTCGACTTGGACTTCTTTGGGTGTACTGGATCTCTGAGAGAGGATGTACTCACCCTGCTCCACCAAATACGCCGTCTCTTCCCTCATCAAAGTCAATGGTAATCCCAAGAACCCATTCTGCTGCGATACACCTGGTAATGTACCTGCTCTGAGACCTGAGATGTTATGTACGCAATGGAGGGTAGCAGCGACTAGATAAGGATACGCAGGATCAGCAAAGTTCCTCCTCTGACTTGAGATGTCATATAAGACTACACTTGGCAGCCATCCTGATAGAGGACGAGCTGAACGCTGAGACTAGActgctcactcaccttgagcatcCCATACTGTCGCTACTCCGTTGACCAGGTAGAGAGGTATCGAGCCTTCCTTCGGATGGGAtatcgatgtggatgattcACCGTTCTTCGGTAAGTCGTTCATGGTGCCTGTGATTGGATGCTTGCTAGCCAATGGATGTGATATCAAGCATGTATACAAGAACAtgatcatctatcagcttcTCCTTCAAGCTCGACGTCGAACTTTTGCTTTGAGTGATTGATTACCGGACGCTACCACGTGACATATCATGACGTGTTATTTGTAATATAGAGTTGGCTGAGCTTATCACTTTCAATGTCTATACCCCTGTgtcacctccatcttcgCATCTGTCTGTTCATGAACATCAAGATACAAGACTCGACTCATTCTACTAGATACATAGACATCTACATCACTCAACGCACATTCGACGCGTCACAGCTGTTCATTATGGTGAGCTTCTCAACCGGTCTTCTGGAAAATGACCTGAAAGCTGACAAAAAAATGATCTTGTATAGTTGATCTTCTCGTAAGTTCTCGTTGGGACCTTTCGTCCTCCCCCATATCAATAGGACGATCTTCTTAGACGAGCAGAACGATAGACGACCGAGAGATACATTGTCTCTTGCGCAACTACGATGAAAAAGTCCAATGCTAATTGTGAACGTGCCATTAGATTCTTCAAAACCCTCACCGATCAGGTTATAACTGTCGAATTGAAGAATGATCTCTCAATAACGGGGACGCTGAAATCTGTTGATCAGTGAGTGGAGTCTCGTTTCCCCTTCAATCGTCGGTGTAGGCGAAAGTGCTGGAGATCAAGATGGGGTGATGTCCGAAGCCGATGCATGGCAACAACGATGAGAGGCTCCCTATATGGACCTGGACTGGATTTGGTTTTGTTCAATTATCAGTCCAAAGACTGGATCATTACCTCTCGGCTTGCTATGCTCTTTCAGATATGACATATCATGCAATTAGGATTAGGAATGTCATACTGATTCTCTGTTGCATTTCAGGTTTTTGAATATCCGATTAGATGGTATTTCGGTGGAAGATCCGGAGAGGCACCCACatatggtgagttgtccgTTCTATTTCCAGGTGTATGCGATAAAGAACCTGGAGAGTATTGGAAGTCTAGCCAACAGGGGGCAAGAAAATCCTTTATCTGATGGCGGTCGAAGAAGGGGTGACGGTGTGGGATCAAGTCATGATAGACGAGAGGAACCGCTATCTCGGACTATCTTACCCTTTCTGTCGTTCTCTACGTCGATAATCAATCAGTCTCGGTGGCTGCATGCTGATACCTGCTATTCATCATCACAGCTCGCAGTGAAAAACTGTTTCATCCGAGGTTCAGTAGTCCGATACGTCCGAATGGCAGCTAGGTCGGTGGATACCACGTTATTGGAGGACGCTACGAGGCGAGGTGAGCTTATTCGCTCCTGAGATCTATTGGGGtatagctgacttgatgtATTCTCTTGACTATGTAGAGGCTAAGGAGGCTAAGAAGTAGTTTTTTCGTGTGGTAACACtaagaaagaagggaagacGCGATGGGAGGTGGATATATCGATTGATCTGTAATAATAACATACCAATGCATCTATATACCCCAGCTGTCTTGTCTTCTCTCAGCTTCTTTTGGATGGATCTATGCGTTGAGGTATGAGTatcatacctcctccatGCGACTGAGGATTAGTTCATAGTACTATGGTCAAGATGTTACTTATCACCGTCTACCGGCCGTTTGGTCAGGCACGAAACCAAATAACTCGTAAATGTTGGGTCAGATACGTGAACAATCTGAAATTTCAGTCTATCGATCcatctttcttcctcttgaccaTCGCTCATCGACCCCATAGTTCAAGTGGGCCACAGCTCACATTACCTTCCAGAATGATCCCCTCTCTCGCAAGGTGCTCAACCGCCCGAACAATCCACCGAGCattcttcaacccctccttcGCCTCTACTTCCTCTATCTCCCGACCCTCGATACGACAACTAACTACTACCCGGCCATCACTCAACACCCatatcccctcctctccttctcaaatAGCCCACAAAGATgcctcatcccctcatccctcagTTACCTCCGAACTCATTCATCCACAAACTGGTGGGTCAGAAACATTACCAGCTCCGAAAAGTATCTTAGATAAGTTGCCGGGATGGGCTGCACCTGCCAAGCCGTATCTCGCTCTGACGAGGATAGATAAGCCTATTGGAAGTTTATTGTTGTTTTGGCCATGTAGTGAGTTCTTATACACTCGTATGATAAAGTACTGCTACATGTACAATACGATatatcaagatgatcagcacCATCTATCTCCGGAGGAAACGAGCTTTCCAGATGAAATGCACGCTGACATGCCATTGCAGCATGGTCAATAACCATGGCCTCTACCGTCCTCCACCTGCCCATCACCACACCCTTATTCTACATCAGCTTATTCGGGCTCGGAGCACTGATCATGAGGGGTGCGGGCTGTACGATCAACGACATGTGGGATGCCAAGATGGATGCGAAGGTTGGTGAGTGGGCTGGTGTGCTGGTCTCATGCTCGCTTAGAAGCATGTACAACTGAGACCTCTTGCTGATGTCCTATCTCATATTCTGCAATTTATGATAATATAGACCGAACGAAATCTAGACCGATAGCTGCTGGAGATGTCACGCAGTTCCAGGCATTATCGTTCTTGGGCTTACAACTTTCAGCTGGTCTGGCTGTGTTGACGCAGTTGAATTGGTACTCGTGAGTTGTCATTTTCCTCGTGGAGCTCAGCATGCACGATCAGCAGTATCGTGTATTAACTTTCCATGCGTGATAATCCCAGAATCGTTCTCGGTGCTTCATCGTTATCTCTGGTAGTGTTATATCCATTTATGAAACGTATAACATATTATCCTCAAGTTGTTTTCGGTAAGTCTACTCGAATatctatctccatctcaagaTAATCATCATGTTTTATGCTCCTGCTCTTGCTCCTGCTCCTAATTCCTAAAAGCATGATATGCAATACTCCTGATCCGAATGCTAACACCCCCTCGACCAGGAATGACCTTCAACTGGGGTGTCTTCCTCGGTTGGTCAGCCGTAGCGGGCGTAACAGACTGGACAATCACCGCGCCAATGTATCTCGGTGGTATAGCTTGGGGTATAGCTTATGATTTGATATACGCTCATCAGGTGGGTGTGTCTCCACTTTCTTTGgcccctctcatcccatcgtCCCATTATCCAGCCATGATCTCACACTCAATCTCGATTTAAaatcccctcctccctcccaactGAATACTGATATCTCGTATTGGTACAGGACAAGCTAGACGACGTCAAAGCAGGCGTGAAATCCATGGCCCTCCGCTTCCCCGACTCCTCCCGAACGGTAATCTCAGTCCTAAACACAACATTCATATCCATGTTGACCCTCACAGGACATCTGGCAGGAATGGGACCGCTCTATTACCTGGTCTCGTGCGGAGCTACGGCTGCTCATTTGGCTTGGCAGACTATTACGGTGAATTTCGATGATAGGGCGGATTGTTGGAGGAAGTTCTGCTCTAATGGGTATATCACGGGGGGGTTGGTTTGGTTGGGGATTGCTGCGGAGTATGTACAGAATGTTTTGATGGTTTAGGGATCGGCTTATAGTAGAATTTGGATGGAATTGGAGCAGGGTGGTGCGATGGACAGCTATCACTAAGTAACGGAGAGAGATAGTGGGTGATGGACGGAAAGGACAGACCACATACGATGAGTGAAGACTGAACGGATTAAGGAAAGGAGGTATTATACGGATACATGCTCATAGGTTCTAGAGACGGAGAAACTATATACTGCATCTCACAATTCTGCACATCGACTAGTGAACTGAATCATTCTCGATGCGAATGGCTTACGGTGTACCTATGTTGAAACAGGATAATTATGTCAGTCACAACTGAAATCGAACAGATTacaatatcactcacctcccaagAAATCATCCGCTCTGGCAGCTTGGGtatcccaatcatccttGAAAGCCGCTATGCCCACTAGTATACCGACGGCGAAGACTATGACAGTAGAGACAGATCAGCATCTGCTCTACCATTTCTCTCAAGTTGATTGAGGCTGTAGAGGCAGAGCtgcgaagaagagaaaccactcacagaCGCAGGAAATGATCAGCCAGAATGCTCCTGAATTCAATACATtgattgtcagctgatcaCCCGATTCTGTAGGATTTTTGAAGGGAACCTCAACTGACCCCAGAACCTGGATCCGCAACATCCTATCAAGTTGGCATATTCCGATGCGTCAGAGGTATTCACCTTTCTCGCTAGGGTATCCTGGGTACCGAGTCGCGTAAGCTGGTTCAGAGTATCAGTTCGAATGATAGCTTACATCGACGATATCCCACTATTTTCAGAGTCAGCGAGCTACTCCCATGCCTGAACAGGATAAGCATCGAATTTCAACTCACGATAGCGTAAAGACATGACATGACGCCGATAAATAGGATGAGGAATCTCAGAGCGACTGAATGAGCCACTAGCCAAGTTATCTATTTTCGCCTCGTATCAGCTGTTTTCTTTGGGTCTGGAAGGATTGTCAACTATAAGGAAGGACGTGGTACTAACAATGATCAAACCAGCCATCAGAGCGATCGTAGCCCAGGCTACCCAACTTGATCTAGCCCACCATAACGTCAAAATCCAGAAGAATGCTAAGATCAGACAAGCTACTTTGGAAGCGTTCGTGTCGAAGCCCTATCTCATTTCATCAGCTCTCATTGATGTCTATACTTCTGCATATGTTAGCTGATACGTACACAGGCTATCAGAGCTGCTCCGATGAATGATGAGCCTAGATACCCAGCTGGGAGTGTGATCTGCTATCGGAGTCAGCTAGATCTATGAGTGAAGTTGAAAAAGACGGCTCACAGCTGGTATACCGCCTCTCATTCGTGTAGAGCCGCCTTCTTGCGGGTCGAGCTGGATACATTCGTAAGCTTCAAGGTCAAGTAGACGAAGATGGGTCAGCTTACCGTGATTTTCTCGACCGTGGCACAGGTGAGTACCTTCCGTCGACATCATTCgcagcatcagcatcacgATATCAAAGACATAAGCCATAAAGGAATACCCGTACTTACACCTGCTAGTGCATGTGACCTGCGAAATTTAAAGGAGTCAGTACATCACTGTCCGCGATGCTTCTGTGGATGGATCATCAGGTGGCAAATGCACTAGAAAATGCTCACATCTCGTGCATTCCTACGGTCTGTGTGAATAGTCAAAAGTCAGTGAAGAAAGCACAGGATGCTCCAGTTGTATCTAGAGATGGACAAAAAGCGACTCACAAGTAGCTTGAATGGGTAGATGATCTTTTCGAGTATCGGTACTACAGACATTTCGACATCAGTTGACTATGACCCAACCTACGTAGATGATAAACTGACCATGCCTACACGATTACATATCGTATCAGCTCATCAAGTTATTCCTCACCTAGCACATCTCAGCTTGACCTACCACTAAAGTCGTGAATCAAAACAGAACGCTCCGTGAGCTGCATGATCTTTCTCTCCGCAATGTTCATCACAGCTCACCACTATGAGATTGTAAGGGTGAATGAGCAAGAGTGTATGAAAGGTCTTCGACCATAGAATCACCCACATATACCAATAGCCAACACATAACTCGCAGCTACAATCAACGTTATCCTATCCCATCACACTGATCAGCTTCTACACCTTGTACAAGAGTCGGAGTCAAAGTTTACTTCTGCGTATCATTCGGAGTAAGCGTCTCAGCAACAGCTCTTCGGGGGATATAATGTAAATGCAGGTTTGGGTCGGACGAATCGACGGGGAAAGGTGACATTGTGTGTGGGTCGGTGTATCTCGATGGAAAGGGTTTCACTGGGTGGCAAAGTGTCAAGCTGATCCTAAATATATATTAAATATATCAGATAAGATGTAtcagtgatgatgatgtaaAAATAAAGTGAGTCAAGTGATAAGTGtttgttgatggatgatgatgatgatcaacccaaaggtattgatgatttgatgtgGTCCCCCCACTCAGTGTATCATCTCGGGTTTGGCTTGTTAGCTTATTGTAGAATCACTCTGTAGAATATCGTTCAACATgacacacacacacatacatcCTGGTGCACGGTCCATCGTATGAGCGCAGTTTGCCCCTGCATTCCGAAGCTACTCGGTATCACTGATGTCTCTTCCCAGTGTCGAGATGAGCTGCATCCGATGATCTGTCTCGTCTTGAGGACAGGAGTTCACTCTCTCGGTTCGGTTCATAATGCAGTGCAAGTGCAGCATGTCTCTGTCTAGGAATGTAAATTATTATGTATACGAGGACGCGCAGACGCGTAGTAAGTTAAAGCTGTCCTCGGGGGTAAATCCGGTATTTACGGACCGGCGGATGCACAGCGATTGATTGCAAAAGTGCTTGACAACCATCATTTGTTTACAGTTAGATCCAAGATGAGTTGACCAGAATGGGATGCTGAGGACTTGGCTGGAATGGATGCCCATTATTGTTTGGGTTAGACGTACTTTACGTGGATGACTTCAAGAGGTAGAGTAGGAACCGCTTATCATCGCGTGAACTGAGTCTTTTCTCGGGAAAATGACCGGAGTCCGGTAAATCCAATATAAGAGGTCAGACGCGATAAGATAGCACACACCCACCACTCAGAGTGTCAACTTGATTCGATCGGATCAGAGACTGGTACATACAACAATTGAGCACTCAATCATCACTGGTATCGAGACCTAGCAGCAACTACACCAATCACTCATCGCGAGTCATATCGATTCAGTCTCCTTGTTTCTTCCCACTCGACCTCCTCCAGAAGTCATAAGACCTGAGAGATGTTGTCCGGAGTAGCTCTTATAACAGGTGCAGGAGGGTGCGGTGAGTATTTCCCTTGATTCCAtctctcacccatctcataACAAGCATCATAGAACGTTGTGTCAAGAAAGATGCTTATCACTGACCTCTCAACCTATAGGCATCGGCGCAGCCATCTCCCGAGCCTTCGCCTCATCAGGCATAACCAAACTGATCCTAACCGACATCAACAAAAAAGGCCTAGACCAAACCATCTCCTCGTTCTCTTCCAAATCCCCTCAGCTCGAAGTCCTATCCCTAGACGGAGACATATCTAATCCCTCGTTCGTTGATCAGCTGTTCGAAGAGGTGAAGGGGAAGTTTGGGCGATTAGATTACGCGGTGAATTGCGCGGGGATATCGGGGAACAACAAACCCTCTGATCAGAGTGAGATGAGCGATTTCGATAAGATCACGGGAATCAATTATAGGGCTTTGTGGTATTGCTCCAAGAAGGAATTGGAAATTATGAAGGCTCAGGAAATCCCTCAGAGGACCGGGTTCGAGGGGATTAGGAGACAGAGAGGGAGTATCGTTAATATTGCGAGTCAGTTGGGGGTGGTGGGAAGACCTGATGCGCGTGAGTGGACGTTCACTTAGACCGTTATCATCACCTTTGTCGCTCGTTATATGTTCACTTGCATACGACCTGTCTTATTCACGGGAAGAGATGCTGATTGTGTATTGTCCGCTTCAGCCATATACTGCGCGTCCAAATCAGCTGTAATGGGTTTGACACGGTGCGACGCAATCGACGCATCTCCATACCAAATCAGAGTTAATGCGGTATGTCCAGGTGAGCGTCGCACCCCTTCTGCCTCGGTATCCCAAAATGACTCAACCCTCTGTCGCCATGCGATATGCGCGTTTCTGCGTCGGACGTGATTGACTGATTCTCGACCTTATAGGAATTATCCACACACCCATGACAGACAACGCCCTCCGACCAGCTCTCAGAGAAGGTGAAAAGGACCTCCAAGCTCCCATGGATCTTACAGAATCAATCAACATCGCTCCGATGAAACGGATGGGTACACCTGAAGAAGTGGCCGATGTGGTCGTTTTCCTAAGTTCGGAGAAAGCAAGTTTCGTACAGGGGGCAAGCTGGGTGGTCGATGGAGGGTATACTATAAATTAGATGGGagtatggtatggtacaATGTTTTCTTGCATGGTATGTATGTTATTTACTTTTGATTCATGGAATTAactgataatgataatgatgcCTACTAATTCGACTTACCCCTATAATATTGATTAGGTATATATATTCCAACCAAACTGATGATTCCCCAGCACGTCGATCCGCGCAGAATCCTTGTCCGACCCTTGCTCTTATCTCGATCCATTCTCGACCTTCCATCCACCACTCTCATACTCCCTCAACACCTTGACCTCTTCATTCAACCTTCCAACTTTGAGAACGTattcccctccttcaccatGCTCCATCTCCGAGATACCTTTGAGAAACTTATCTCTCACTTGCACGAAACCCAGTTTGACCCATCTTCTCGAAATTgccttcttccatttcttctccGATTTCCCACATTCTTCATATCCTGACAACGTAGAGGTAGAAGGCTTGTCAATATTCAGATCTACCTCAGATTCAACGGCAAAACGACACAGACGCTTACCtccagcttcctccttcatcctcatcatgtCCATCAACTCCTTCGTTTGGGGTTCGATGATCCTCAAAGAGGTATATTTCCTATGAGTCGTGAGAATGACTAACGTCAGCTACGACTCCGCTGAGCGCTGTTGATTATGTCGACAGCTGACGTGAGATATACAGTAtaaactcaactcaccaccaaccAATAAACCCATATACCCCAAAACTAACACTCTTGAAAACTGGAACAGGTCTATTGAAATTTCTACTGGTGGTACCCTTCTGCTGATAACCCCTAATCAACTTTTCAGCAGACCCATCAGCCCAGAGGATATTTTTGCTCTCCCATTCGGGTTGTCCGTGCGATTCGGGAATGGTGATATAGCAGAACAATTCGTCAAGTGGATGGGAGATTAGTGAGTTTCCGGCGAAGCTGCTGGAGGAGAGGTGTAAAGTGGTATAGCAATTCAGAGTTCTTTTCTGAGGTTGACCAAATATCTCAATCAATTCTGATTTCGTAAAGGTCTTGGAGAGGGTGTTGGGCTCTGACAATGTCCTCGGGATTGGGAGTGGCATATCGGTTGGTGAAGGTTGTAGTTGACTCGAGAGGTGGGAGTTTGTGGGAGTAGAATTGGTCGGTGAAtttgagagagggggagtaATAGTGGTTTGGGGGAGTGGCGGTGGTGGTAGGGCCGGCCAtggttggaggttgaggttgttcCTCCATGATGAAAGCGTCAAGTTGATCG comes from Kwoniella bestiolae CBS 10118 chromosome 1, complete sequence and encodes:
- a CDS encoding 4-hydroxybenzoate polyprenyl transferase — protein: MLLITVYRPFGQARNQITRKCWVRYVNNLKFQSIDPSFFLLTIAHRPHSSSGPQLTLPSRMIPSLARCSTARTIHRAFFNPSFASTSSISRPSIRQLTTTRPSLNTHIPSSPSQIAHKDASSPHPSVTSELIHPQTGGSETLPAPKSILDKLPGWAAPAKPYLALTRIDKPIGSLLLFWPCTWSITMASTVLHLPITTPLFYISLFGLGALIMRGAGCTINDMWDAKMDAKVDRTKSRPIAAGDVTQFQALSFLGLQLSAGLAVLTQLNWYSIVLGASSLSLVVLYPFMKRITYYPQVVFGMTFNWGVFLGWSAVAGVTDWTITAPMYLGGIAWGIAYDLIYAHQDKLDDVKAGVKSMALRFPDSSRTVISVLNTTFISMLTLTGHLAGMGPLYYLVSCGATAAHLAWQTITVNFDDRADCWRKFCSNGYITGGLVWLGIAAEYVQNVLMV